Sequence from the Seonamhaeicola sp. ML3 genome:
AAATTGGGTAGGGCTCAAGGCGTTGCCATGGCTGCTGGTTTAAGCCGGGAGATACCCATTACGGAATATTTACCCAAAAAAATTAAAATGGCAATTACAGGAAACGGTAATGCCAGTAAAGAACAGGTGGCCAAGATGCTTCAAGGGCTTTTAGGATTAAAAACTTTACCGAAAAATTTAGATGCTACCGATGGTTTGGCTGCGGCAGTCTGCCACTTTTACAACTCTGGAAAAGTTACCATAGGAAAGAGCTATTCTGGTTGGGATGCTTTTGTGAAACAGAATAGCCCCCAAACCCCCAAAGGGGGCTCTAAGGGGACACAAGTCATAGACCTTCGAAAGAATAAAAAGTAACTTTTCGTGAAAGGAGTTAGTCAAGAAAGTGAGTTTTCCTCTCCTTCGGGGAGGCTAGGAGGGGCAACTTCGGCAGGCATCTACATACATATCCCATTTTGTAAGCAGGCGTGCCATTATTGCGATTTTCATTTTTCAACATCATTAAAAAAGAAAGATGAACTTATTCGTGCTTTGGTCACCGAAATAGAACTTCGAAAAGATGAGTTGTTGGGAAAAACCATTGAGACCATTTACTTTGGTGGAGGAACCCCTTCATTATTAAAGACTGATGAACTACAGTTGTTGATTGATACAGTTTGCCACAATATTGAAGTCATTGATAATCCTGAAATTACTCTTGAAGCCAACCCAGATGATTTAACTTCAGAAAAAATACTTCAATTATCGACATCTCCAATTAATCGATTAAGTATTGGAGTTCAATCATTTTTTGAAGACGATTTAAAAATGATGAATAGGGCACATAACGCCTACGAAGCCAAGAGATGCTTGCAAGAAGCATCGCAATATTTTGAAAATATAACAATCGATTTGATCTACGGTATTCCAGAGATGTCCCTTAAAAAATGGGATGAAAATTTGGATATGACTTTTAATTTTGGAGTAAATCATATTTCTAGTTATGCTTTAACCGTTGAGCCTAAAACAGCTTTAGATAACTTTATTAAAAAAGGTAAGTATCCTGTTTTAGATGAGGCTTTAGCGTTACAGCATTTTAATCACCTGGTCGAAAGAACAGAAGCGGAAGGGTTTGTGCAATATGAAATATCAAACTTCGGCAAACCAAATTACTTCTCAAAACACAATACCAGCTATTGGCAAGGGAAGTGGTATTTGGGTATTGGGCCATCTGCACATTCATTTATGGGTGACCAACGTAGCTGGAATGTGTCTAATAATATGAAGTATATTAAAGCTATTCGAAACAAAGAATTGCCTATTGTCATTGAAAAACTTTCTGATCAGGATAGATTTAATGAGTATGTTATGACAGGTTTAAGAACCATTTGGGGGGTGTCTTTTAGTAAAGTTGAAACAGATTTTGGAGCGTTTTTTCTTGAGCATCTTACAACGGTATCCAAAAAGTTTATTGATGAAGGTTTACTCGCCTTGAATACAAATAATGAAAAAGTGTTGGTTGCAACCCCAAAAGGTAAGTTTTTAGTAGACGGAATAGCTTCAGAACTATTCATGATTTAGTTATATTTGAATATGATTGCTACTATACAATACAACTCAAGAAAAATACAGATAGACGTCTCAAAACCTTTAGATATTTCGATAGCCATAGATATGTCTAAAAAAAACATAAACGCTTGGTATGTAGGTGACCCAAAGATTTTTCCAGAGCGAATTGATGGTGAGCCTGTCAAAGTTTCCGAAGGTGCAGTGGTTAATTTTAATAACATTCAGTTTAATCCGCATGCACATATTACGCATACCGAATGTGTGGGGCATATAACCGAGGAAGCGTATTCGGTAAACAAAAACTTAAAACATCATTTTTTTGTTGCCGAAGTAGTCACCGTTGCACCTGAAAAGGAAGGCGATGATTTTTTTATTTCGGCGAAACAATTAAAAACTGCACTAAGAAATAAAAAAAGAGATGCGATAGTTATTAGAACATCGCCTAATCTAATAGAGAAAAAGAGTAAGCACTATTCAAATACCAATCCGCCTTTTTTGTTAGAAGAGGCTGCACAATATTTAAAAGAAAAAGGGATTAAGCATTTGTTGATAGATTTGCCATCGGTCGATAAAGAAAAAGACGAAGGGAAACTATTGGCCCACAATGCGTTTTGGAATACCAACGGGAAGCTGCGCTTAGATGCCACTATAACAGAGTTTA
This genomic interval carries:
- the ruvC gene encoding crossover junction endodeoxyribonuclease RuvC codes for the protein MAEEKIILGIDPGTTIMGFGLIKVVGKRMEFLQLNELDLKKYNDHYLKLKYIFERTIQLIDTYNPDEIAIEAPFYGKNVQSMLKLGRAQGVAMAAGLSREIPITEYLPKKIKMAITGNGNASKEQVAKMLQGLLGLKTLPKNLDATDGLAAAVCHFYNSGKVTIGKSYSGWDAFVKQNSPQTPKGGSKGTQVIDLRKNKK
- a CDS encoding cyclase family protein, with amino-acid sequence MIATIQYNSRKIQIDVSKPLDISIAIDMSKKNINAWYVGDPKIFPERIDGEPVKVSEGAVVNFNNIQFNPHAHITHTECVGHITEEAYSVNKNLKHHFFVAEVVTVAPEKEGDDFFISAKQLKTALRNKKRDAIVIRTSPNLIEKKSKHYSNTNPPFLLEEAAQYLKEKGIKHLLIDLPSVDKEKDEGKLLAHNAFWNTNGKLRLDATITEFIYVPNSIKDGEYLLNLMIAPFENDATPSKPILYQIM
- the hemW gene encoding radical SAM family heme chaperone HemW; its protein translation is MYIHIPFCKQACHYCDFHFSTSLKKKDELIRALVTEIELRKDELLGKTIETIYFGGGTPSLLKTDELQLLIDTVCHNIEVIDNPEITLEANPDDLTSEKILQLSTSPINRLSIGVQSFFEDDLKMMNRAHNAYEAKRCLQEASQYFENITIDLIYGIPEMSLKKWDENLDMTFNFGVNHISSYALTVEPKTALDNFIKKGKYPVLDEALALQHFNHLVERTEAEGFVQYEISNFGKPNYFSKHNTSYWQGKWYLGIGPSAHSFMGDQRSWNVSNNMKYIKAIRNKELPIVIEKLSDQDRFNEYVMTGLRTIWGVSFSKVETDFGAFFLEHLTTVSKKFIDEGLLALNTNNEKVLVATPKGKFLVDGIASELFMI